A window of Pirellula sp. SH-Sr6A contains these coding sequences:
- a CDS encoding efflux RND transporter periplasmic adaptor subunit has translation MRRSLKRLLLLFLVFIALPGCDAVKNQLAGDSGRHAKQGEHRDDDDDDDDDDDDDDDDDDDDDDDHEHPSKGHASATGGASEHGPSSHGAAGHGAAEHGEAAHGHHTHKIVATTSVSRDVVSTQSYVCQIHSCRHIEVRALERGYLEEIFIREGQQVQQGDVLFRILPPVFQAKLETDIAEAKLVQIEFDNAKRLFEQKVVSAQEVALAEAKLAKAQAQVKLAQAELNFTIIRASFPGIVDRLRNQQGSLVSEGDVLTTLSDNSTMWVYFNVPEARYLEYRAQVAQHDPEMSVELVLANHSKFNQPGKIGAIEADFNNETGNIAFRADFPNPEGLLRHGQTGNVLIHRQLLNATVIPQRATFEILANRYVYVIDENNVVQQKQITIKTELEDIFVIESGIDSGTKIVLEGVRDVKVGDKVEYELRDPSEVLRNLKNRAE, from the coding sequence ATGCGACGATCCTTGAAACGTCTCCTGCTTCTGTTCCTTGTCTTCATTGCACTCCCCGGCTGCGACGCGGTTAAAAACCAGCTCGCTGGCGATTCCGGTCGCCACGCGAAACAAGGTGAACATCGAGACGACGATGACGATGATGACGACGATGACGATGATGACGATGATGACGACGATGACGACGACGACGATCATGAACACCCTTCGAAGGGGCATGCTTCGGCGACTGGGGGGGCATCGGAACACGGCCCTTCTTCCCACGGGGCAGCCGGGCACGGGGCAGCGGAACACGGGGAGGCCGCGCATGGTCATCACACCCACAAAATCGTAGCGACCACTTCAGTATCGCGCGATGTTGTTAGCACGCAATCCTATGTCTGCCAGATCCACTCGTGCCGACATATCGAAGTTCGAGCGTTGGAGCGTGGCTATCTCGAGGAGATCTTCATCCGAGAGGGGCAACAGGTTCAACAGGGAGATGTGCTCTTTCGGATCCTCCCTCCTGTGTTCCAGGCGAAGTTGGAAACAGATATTGCGGAAGCCAAGCTGGTGCAGATCGAATTCGACAACGCCAAACGGCTTTTCGAGCAGAAGGTGGTATCGGCTCAAGAAGTCGCGTTGGCGGAGGCCAAGCTTGCGAAGGCTCAAGCTCAAGTGAAGCTGGCACAAGCCGAGTTGAACTTCACGATCATCCGTGCGTCGTTTCCAGGGATCGTCGATCGCTTGAGAAACCAGCAAGGTAGTTTGGTATCCGAAGGGGACGTTCTTACTACCCTTTCCGACAACAGCACCATGTGGGTCTACTTCAACGTCCCTGAAGCACGCTATTTGGAATACCGCGCGCAAGTTGCTCAGCACGATCCTGAAATGTCCGTCGAGCTCGTGTTGGCAAATCACTCCAAATTCAATCAGCCAGGAAAAATTGGAGCTATCGAGGCGGACTTCAATAACGAGACCGGGAACATCGCGTTTCGGGCGGACTTTCCCAATCCAGAAGGACTTTTGCGTCACGGCCAAACGGGGAATGTTCTTATCCATCGCCAATTGCTCAATGCGACGGTGATCCCTCAGCGTGCGACCTTTGAAATTCTCGCGAATCGCTATGTCTATGTGATCGACGAAAACAACGTCGTCCAGCAAAAGCAAATTACGATCAAAACCGAATTGGAAGATATCTTCGTCATCGAGAGTGGGATCGACAGCGGGACGAAGATCGTTCTCGAAGGGGTTCGAGATGTGAAGGTCGGGGACAAGGTGGAATACGAGCTCCGCGACCCCAGCGAAGTGCTTCGTAACCTCAAGAACAGAGCAGAATAG
- a CDS encoding methyltransferase family protein — protein sequence MNELLKEQGNFLFRWRSYLPVIMMIPLTIAVMNMAWPLGSHAYHEVAEAVCMLVSLSGLAVRIITIGHTPRGTSGRNTTQQSAWQLNTTGIYSVVRHPLYLGNFLIGLGPMMLPLIWWLPILYILAFTVYYERIMIAEEAFLTEQFGARYRDWASRTPAFLPRLWGWQRPALPFSLRNVLKREYTALGQICIGFVIVEIAEHLVIEHRFVMEPIWIAIAAVGVSQYVALRLLKRHTTWLDVAGR from the coding sequence ATGAATGAGCTTCTTAAGGAACAAGGCAACTTTCTCTTTCGCTGGCGGAGTTATCTTCCTGTCATCATGATGATTCCGCTGACGATCGCCGTCATGAATATGGCTTGGCCGTTGGGAAGTCACGCTTACCATGAAGTCGCCGAAGCCGTTTGTATGCTCGTATCGCTATCAGGTTTGGCGGTGCGAATCATCACGATAGGACATACTCCTCGAGGGACTTCGGGCCGCAACACCACACAGCAATCGGCTTGGCAACTCAATACCACCGGAATCTATTCGGTGGTGAGGCATCCACTCTATCTTGGCAACTTCCTGATTGGCCTGGGGCCCATGATGCTGCCGCTTATTTGGTGGTTACCCATTCTCTATATCCTCGCGTTCACGGTTTATTACGAGCGGATAATGATTGCGGAGGAGGCATTTTTAACGGAGCAATTCGGAGCGCGATACCGGGACTGGGCGTCGCGAACCCCCGCATTCCTTCCTCGCCTCTGGGGCTGGCAACGTCCTGCGTTGCCCTTTTCGCTTCGAAACGTGTTGAAACGCGAATACACCGCATTGGGGCAGATTTGTATCGGTTTCGTTATTGTCGAAATCGCTGAGCATCTCGTGATTGAGCATCGATTTGTTATGGAGCCCATCTGGATTGCGATCGCGGCAGTCGGGGTATCGCAATATGTAGCGCTGCGCCTTTTGAAGCGTCATACAACTTGGCTCGACGTCGCAGGACGATAG
- a CDS encoding phosphatase PAP2 family protein, producing MSAEFQTHRGERLPVQRVALISSVSLVHPWEWREDFEEGWLEREVEGTSSPTPSESLWVRLWSDQKNFYSPESLTLLGSGFVVGGAMANTSMDEGIQRHFQSSVRGATSDEWFESLHASKELGNGMVTLPVFASAWGLGEVFPNNAMAAWGGRWGERSLRGFAVGAAPLVALQQITGGSRPTESVENSEWHPFHDNNGVSGHSFMGSLPFITAAKLTDNPAYKTLFYAGSAIEPLSRVNDNAHYPSQVALGWWVAYLAASAIDATDNPNARWKFSPLITREGSGVQAEIRF from the coding sequence GTGAGTGCCGAGTTTCAGACACATCGCGGCGAGCGTTTGCCTGTCCAAAGAGTCGCTTTGATCTCCTCTGTATCTCTGGTGCACCCGTGGGAGTGGAGAGAGGACTTTGAGGAGGGTTGGCTGGAGCGGGAAGTGGAGGGGACTTCGAGCCCGACTCCTTCAGAGTCCCTTTGGGTGCGGCTTTGGAGCGATCAAAAGAATTTTTATTCGCCCGAGTCTCTAACACTGCTGGGGAGCGGATTTGTAGTGGGTGGGGCGATGGCGAATACATCGATGGACGAAGGAATCCAGCGGCATTTTCAAAGCAGCGTTCGCGGGGCGACGTCCGACGAGTGGTTTGAGTCACTCCATGCAAGCAAGGAGCTTGGGAATGGTATGGTGACGCTTCCTGTCTTTGCATCGGCATGGGGGCTCGGTGAGGTGTTTCCCAACAACGCGATGGCAGCATGGGGAGGTCGCTGGGGAGAACGATCGTTACGAGGATTTGCGGTTGGGGCGGCTCCCTTGGTTGCGTTGCAACAGATTACAGGTGGATCGAGGCCAACCGAAAGTGTGGAAAACTCGGAGTGGCATCCCTTTCACGACAACAACGGCGTCAGTGGTCACTCGTTCATGGGTTCACTCCCATTTATCACCGCGGCGAAATTGACCGATAATCCAGCTTACAAAACACTCTTCTATGCAGGTTCGGCCATCGAACCGCTTTCGCGAGTGAACGACAACGCGCATTATCCATCGCAAGTCGCTTTAGGGTGGTGGGTAGCCTACCTGGCGGCGAGTGCCATCGACGCAACCGATAACCCCAATGCTCGATGGAAGTTCTCGCCGCTCATCACGAGGGAAGGTTCAGGGGTCCAAGCTGAAATCCGTTTCTGA
- a CDS encoding two-component system sensor histidine kinase NtrB, with amino-acid sequence MFETNSSRSVKAFAFVLGLLSLFALIVTAWVLLNVRHEQAIVARLVSHLQGSDLEVAGELSSELGLQRSLSFLLVLNVIAAGIAFSLVLRGYFSSERNLQDVKVLSTDILASMDAGVMTTDMEGRITSLNIRGEELLGSSYTGLIQTIEGLGSEHALLASICRELLEHHQPIRDRDYQILRQGHRKTYRAGCTILRNRQKEEVGMVIHVRDVTEKAFMEERLRRMERYVGLGSLAAGLQHEIKNPLNALSLHIQLLCESLPQEFRTADINETLEILNTEVKRISEVLDGFRNYASIDEIRHAPVDVANLIEKLIRLLRPDAENKKVTIEFQCDENSTTQIIADGAKLEQVLLNLALNAVAAMPDGGTLRFHLACDLEMLEIQISDTGNGIPPEIRNQIFNPYFTTRKDGIGMGLAICEKIVRQHDGRIDFQTETTGTTFTIQLPVDQGH; translated from the coding sequence ATGTTTGAGACCAACAGCAGCCGGAGCGTTAAAGCGTTTGCGTTTGTGCTCGGGCTTTTAAGCTTGTTTGCGCTGATCGTCACCGCTTGGGTGCTCCTCAATGTTCGACATGAGCAAGCGATTGTGGCTCGACTCGTCAGTCATTTGCAAGGAAGCGATCTCGAGGTGGCAGGGGAATTATCCAGTGAACTTGGATTACAACGAAGCCTTTCCTTTCTCTTGGTCTTGAATGTCATCGCGGCCGGAATCGCCTTTTCCTTGGTCCTCCGCGGTTATTTCAGCAGCGAACGCAATCTTCAAGACGTAAAGGTTTTGTCAACGGATATCTTGGCCAGTATGGATGCGGGAGTCATGACCACGGACATGGAGGGACGCATCACTAGCTTGAATATTCGCGGTGAGGAATTGCTGGGAAGCAGCTACACGGGGCTCATCCAGACGATTGAAGGACTCGGTTCGGAACACGCCTTGCTAGCATCCATCTGCCGTGAGCTTCTTGAACATCATCAACCCATTCGAGACCGAGACTATCAGATCCTTCGCCAAGGCCATCGAAAAACGTACCGGGCCGGCTGTACAATCCTTCGCAACCGACAAAAGGAGGAAGTTGGGATGGTGATCCACGTGCGCGATGTCACGGAAAAGGCATTTATGGAAGAGCGATTGAGGCGAATGGAACGCTATGTCGGTCTCGGTTCCTTGGCAGCCGGTCTCCAGCACGAAATCAAGAATCCCCTCAACGCCCTTTCACTTCATATTCAACTCCTTTGCGAGTCTCTGCCTCAAGAATTTCGAACGGCGGATATCAACGAGACCCTCGAAATTTTGAATACGGAGGTGAAGCGAATTAGCGAGGTGCTCGACGGATTCCGAAACTACGCATCCATCGACGAAATTCGTCACGCGCCTGTCGATGTCGCTAATCTGATTGAAAAGCTAATCCGTCTTCTGCGCCCCGATGCGGAGAACAAGAAGGTCACGATCGAATTTCAATGCGATGAGAATTCCACGACACAGATCATCGCAGATGGTGCAAAGCTGGAACAGGTTTTGCTGAATCTAGCCTTGAACGCCGTGGCGGCGATGCCCGATGGGGGGACCCTCCGATTCCATCTAGCCTGCGACTTGGAAATGTTGGAAATCCAAATTAGCGACACTGGAAACGGAATCCCCCCTGAGATCCGAAACCAGATCTTCAATCCCTATTTCACCACGCGCAAGGACGGTATCGGAATGGGGCTCGCCATCTGTGAAAAGATCGTTCGACAGCACGACGGTCGAATCGATTTTCAAACCGAAACGACCGGCACGACTTTCACCATCCAACTTCCCGTGGACCAAGGTCACTAA
- a CDS encoding efflux RND transporter permease subunit, whose translation MFVRFLHRPALAIVISLLILFMGGLSIQSLPISQFPSVAPPSVVVSVSYPGASANVLVDSVMVILEQAINGVQDMRYMIGDATSAGEGTIQVIFEPGTDPNVAVLNVNNRIQAVRNNLPPIVDREGIIVMQNMSSMLMYVNVYSTEPGVDQNFLYNYATVNILPEIKRIQGVGRASILGNRAYAMRVELNLDRMRAYSLSSDDVMKAIAEQSMIGSPGRLGQATGRTSQTVEYVLTWVGRYNKPEQYENIILRANPNGEIVRIKDVATVSLGSSFYDLYSDIDGHPSAAIVLKQTPGSNATVVIEKVKERLEQIKKDSFPPGMDFEVSYDVSKFLEASIEKVLHTLVEAFILVSLVVFLFLGDFRSTLIPTLAVPVSLIGTFFFLLMFGMSINLITLFALVLAIGVVVDDAIVVVEAVHAKMHEKHLSPYAATKEVVHEISGAIIAITLVMTAVFIPVTFMTGPVGVFYRQFGLTMAMSIVLSGVVALTLTPVLCAIILKPHGHGDAPKGLIPRFFVYMDKLLGGIGGTAGFVARWIWILLLSAACGYGMVRFLSLESIIHATHDMFMLTPIRIQLIGIATTIWMMLTIRSVMSRGRPAEKIALGPMAIFIAGINQIIEGITNAYAAILRRIVTFRTLTMLVITAFSIGIYMVNHVLPSGFIPLEDQGIIYGVIQTPPGSTLEYTNSKARELQAICEELDEISSVSSLAGYEVLTEGRGSNAGTCIINLKSWADRKRTSKQIIEALEEKGREISNIKLEFFEPPAVPGFGAAGGFALNLLDKTNSGDYEALGGVTDKFMAALAKRKELKGLFTFFAGNYPQYEIIIDNDIAMQKGVSIGEAMNNLSIVIGSTWEQGFVRFGQFYKVYVQAAPEFRRYPEDFANMFVKNDQGEMVPYSAFMRLKKKQGLNEISRYNLYPSAPIQGSPAAGYSSGQAIAAIREVAAETLPRGYAIDWQGLSYDEAKSGNTAVYIFIIVVVFVYMVLVGQYESFILPLAVIVSLPVGIFGSFLFLQAMGLANDVYCQIGLVMLVGLLGKNAILIIEFAIQRNREGVPIKDAAIEGGKLRFRPILMTSFAFIAGLVPLVRATGPGAIGNRTIGTTAVGGMLLGTVIGVLVIPGLYYLFAKMAEGRKLIKDEHDEPLFEILERTN comes from the coding sequence ATGTTTGTACGATTTCTCCACCGCCCTGCGTTGGCTATTGTTATTTCTCTGCTCATCCTGTTTATGGGCGGACTTTCCATCCAATCGCTACCGATTTCACAATTCCCATCGGTAGCACCACCTAGCGTCGTCGTATCCGTTTCCTATCCTGGTGCCAGCGCCAACGTGCTGGTTGACTCGGTGATGGTGATCCTGGAACAAGCCATCAATGGTGTCCAGGACATGCGTTACATGATCGGTGACGCGACGAGTGCAGGGGAGGGGACGATTCAGGTCATCTTTGAACCGGGCACCGATCCCAACGTCGCCGTCTTGAATGTGAACAATCGGATTCAAGCGGTTCGTAACAATTTGCCACCCATCGTCGACCGCGAAGGCATCATCGTCATGCAAAACATGTCGAGTATGCTCATGTATGTCAACGTTTACAGTACCGAGCCCGGTGTCGATCAAAACTTTCTCTATAACTACGCGACCGTCAACATTCTGCCCGAGATCAAACGGATTCAAGGGGTGGGCCGTGCGAGCATCTTAGGTAACCGTGCCTACGCCATGCGCGTGGAATTGAACTTAGATCGTATGCGGGCCTATAGCCTGTCGTCGGATGACGTCATGAAGGCCATCGCAGAGCAGAGTATGATCGGCTCACCCGGCCGGCTTGGACAAGCCACGGGTCGAACTTCGCAAACTGTTGAATACGTTCTGACATGGGTTGGCCGGTACAACAAGCCGGAGCAATACGAGAACATCATCTTGCGTGCCAATCCAAATGGAGAGATCGTTCGGATCAAAGATGTCGCCACCGTTTCGCTGGGGTCATCATTCTACGATTTGTACTCGGATATCGATGGGCATCCTTCGGCGGCGATTGTGCTGAAACAGACACCAGGCTCTAACGCAACTGTCGTTATTGAAAAGGTAAAGGAGCGGCTCGAGCAAATCAAAAAGGATTCGTTCCCACCTGGTATGGACTTTGAAGTCAGCTATGACGTTTCAAAATTCCTTGAGGCATCGATCGAAAAAGTTCTTCACACCTTGGTCGAAGCCTTTATTCTCGTGTCGCTGGTAGTGTTCCTCTTCTTAGGTGACTTCCGAAGCACGCTGATTCCTACCCTTGCGGTTCCCGTCTCCTTGATCGGTACCTTCTTCTTTCTGCTGATGTTCGGGATGTCCATTAATCTCATCACGCTCTTCGCCTTGGTGCTAGCGATCGGGGTCGTGGTGGATGATGCGATCGTGGTCGTCGAGGCGGTCCACGCAAAGATGCATGAGAAGCATCTTTCTCCCTACGCTGCCACTAAAGAGGTTGTTCATGAAATCAGCGGCGCCATTATTGCGATCACGTTGGTCATGACCGCCGTTTTTATTCCAGTCACCTTCATGACAGGCCCGGTCGGAGTCTTCTATCGGCAGTTCGGTTTGACCATGGCGATGTCGATCGTGCTCTCGGGGGTCGTAGCGTTGACGCTGACGCCTGTGTTGTGCGCAATCATTCTCAAGCCGCATGGACATGGGGATGCCCCCAAGGGACTTATCCCTCGATTCTTCGTCTACATGGATAAGCTCCTGGGCGGTATAGGTGGAACAGCTGGATTCGTCGCCCGCTGGATCTGGATCCTGCTCTTGAGTGCGGCATGTGGTTACGGCATGGTCCGATTCCTTAGTCTGGAGTCGATCATCCATGCGACGCATGACATGTTTATGCTCACACCTATCCGAATCCAATTGATTGGGATCGCGACCACAATCTGGATGATGTTGACGATTCGATCTGTTATGTCACGCGGACGCCCCGCTGAGAAAATTGCTCTCGGTCCGATGGCCATCTTCATCGCGGGAATCAATCAGATCATCGAAGGCATCACCAATGCCTATGCTGCGATTCTCCGGAGAATCGTCACGTTTCGGACCTTGACCATGCTGGTGATCACCGCCTTTTCCATAGGTATTTATATGGTGAATCATGTTCTTCCATCCGGGTTCATCCCGCTGGAGGATCAAGGCATCATTTATGGGGTGATCCAAACGCCTCCCGGCTCGACCTTGGAGTACACCAATTCCAAAGCGAGGGAACTACAAGCAATCTGCGAAGAGTTGGATGAAATCTCGTCGGTCTCCTCGCTTGCAGGCTATGAAGTGCTCACGGAAGGTCGTGGATCGAACGCGGGTACGTGTATTATCAACTTGAAGTCGTGGGCGGACCGAAAGAGAACTTCGAAACAGATCATTGAGGCTTTGGAGGAAAAAGGACGAGAGATTTCTAATATCAAATTGGAGTTCTTCGAACCACCGGCCGTTCCAGGGTTTGGTGCAGCGGGGGGATTTGCCTTGAATCTGCTCGATAAGACGAATTCGGGAGACTATGAAGCTCTCGGGGGGGTCACCGACAAATTCATGGCGGCCCTCGCGAAGAGAAAGGAATTAAAAGGTCTCTTTACCTTCTTCGCAGGAAACTATCCCCAGTACGAGATCATCATCGACAATGATATCGCGATGCAAAAAGGGGTATCGATCGGGGAGGCAATGAATAACCTGTCGATCGTGATCGGCAGCACGTGGGAGCAAGGATTCGTTCGCTTCGGCCAATTCTACAAGGTGTATGTGCAAGCGGCGCCAGAGTTTCGACGCTACCCCGAAGACTTCGCAAACATGTTTGTGAAGAACGACCAAGGGGAAATGGTTCCCTACTCGGCCTTTATGCGACTGAAAAAGAAGCAAGGCCTCAATGAAATCAGTCGATACAACCTTTATCCGTCGGCACCGATTCAAGGTTCTCCGGCGGCCGGCTACAGTAGCGGGCAAGCTATTGCTGCCATTCGAGAAGTCGCGGCGGAAACCCTTCCTCGCGGTTACGCAATCGACTGGCAAGGCTTGTCCTACGATGAAGCCAAGAGCGGAAACACAGCGGTGTACATATTTATCATCGTTGTGGTCTTCGTGTACATGGTTTTGGTGGGGCAATACGAGAGCTTTATCCTCCCATTGGCGGTCATTGTTTCCCTACCTGTTGGGATCTTCGGCTCGTTCTTGTTTTTGCAAGCGATGGGACTGGCGAATGATGTCTATTGCCAAATTGGATTGGTGATGTTGGTAGGTTTGCTAGGTAAGAATGCAATCTTGATTATCGAGTTTGCGATCCAGCGAAACCGAGAAGGAGTTCCTATCAAGGACGCCGCCATCGAAGGGGGGAAACTTCGCTTTCGCCCTATCTTGATGACGTCGTTCGCATTCATCGCAGGGTTGGTACCTCTGGTGAGGGCGACCGGCCCGGGTGCAATTGGAAACCGAACCATCGGTACCACCGCGGTGGGGGGAATGCTTTTAGGTACGGTCATCGGAGTCCTTGTGATTCCGGGACTTTATTACCTCTTCGCTAAGATGGCGGAGGGGCGGAAGTTAATCAAGGATGAACATGATGAGCCGTTATTCGAAATCTTGGAACGGACGAATTAA
- a CDS encoding sigma-54-dependent transcriptional regulator: protein MERAGRFGVLIVDDEPNIRSGFAKGLATEADVVDTAGSAIEALEKFQTHEHALVIVDVRLNCEMTGLELLRKIIHLRPQTAVIVITAHGTVETAVDAMRSGAFDFILKPVDLNLVRQQVRKARLHFELLTENALLRHQLAESGEISRIVAGGAAMEEVFRQIRQVAATEATVMIHGESGTGKELIARALHDLSDRSNGPFIAVNLGALPETLLESELFGHEKGAFSGAIRQKPGCFEQAIGGTLFLDEVTEMSPKSQVDLLRVLETGEFNRIGGENRLQSDARIISATNRSVQDLIDDGTFREDLFYRLNIIPIEVPPLRQRREDIPLLVQHFLEHFCSRHRKDLKTISSEAMQILTSSPWPGNVRQLRNVIERMVIVGAGNVIDVPDLPSDLRKASRPNPTQPTSLAEALDECEKVTIQAALEACQMHREHTAKLLGVSVRTLHYKMSRHGMH from the coding sequence ATGGAACGAGCGGGACGATTCGGCGTATTGATTGTGGATGATGAACCGAACATCCGTTCAGGGTTCGCCAAGGGGTTAGCGACGGAAGCCGACGTGGTGGACACAGCAGGGAGCGCGATCGAGGCACTGGAGAAATTCCAAACGCACGAACATGCTCTCGTGATCGTCGACGTCCGGCTGAACTGTGAGATGACAGGGCTCGAGCTGCTCCGAAAAATCATTCATTTGCGACCGCAGACGGCTGTCATTGTGATCACTGCCCACGGAACGGTCGAAACCGCAGTGGACGCCATGCGATCGGGGGCTTTCGACTTCATTCTGAAGCCCGTCGATTTGAATTTGGTTCGTCAGCAAGTCCGCAAAGCGCGATTGCACTTTGAACTCCTTACCGAGAACGCGCTGCTGCGCCACCAATTGGCGGAGTCGGGCGAAATATCTCGAATCGTCGCGGGTGGGGCGGCCATGGAGGAGGTTTTTCGACAGATTCGTCAGGTTGCGGCAACCGAAGCGACGGTCATGATCCATGGTGAAAGTGGAACAGGCAAGGAGCTTATCGCGCGTGCGCTCCATGATCTCAGCGATCGAAGCAACGGTCCTTTCATCGCTGTGAATCTCGGAGCACTCCCTGAAACACTTCTGGAGAGTGAGTTGTTCGGCCATGAAAAAGGGGCCTTCAGCGGGGCCATCCGTCAAAAACCGGGCTGTTTCGAGCAAGCGATCGGGGGGACTTTGTTTCTCGACGAAGTCACCGAGATGTCACCGAAGAGTCAAGTCGATTTGCTCCGCGTGCTGGAGACAGGGGAGTTCAATCGCATTGGCGGTGAGAACCGGTTGCAGTCCGACGCGCGCATCATCTCTGCTACCAATCGCTCCGTACAAGACCTCATCGATGACGGAACGTTTCGCGAGGATCTCTTTTATCGATTGAATATCATTCCGATCGAAGTCCCTCCGTTGCGACAGCGACGAGAAGACATCCCACTGCTCGTGCAACATTTTCTCGAGCATTTCTGCAGCCGTCACAGGAAGGATCTCAAGACGATCTCCTCCGAGGCCATGCAGATCCTCACGTCGTCCCCGTGGCCAGGGAACGTGCGCCAACTTCGCAACGTGATCGAACGGATGGTCATCGTCGGTGCCGGCAACGTGATCGATGTACCGGACTTGCCCTCCGACTTGCGCAAAGCCTCTCGTCCTAATCCCACGCAACCCACGTCGCTCGCGGAAGCATTGGATGAATGCGAAAAGGTCACGATCCAAGCCGCTTTGGAAGCATGCCAAATGCACCGCGAGCATACCGCGAAGCTGCTAGGTGTCAGCGTTCGCACGTTGCATTACAAGATGAGCCGACATGGTATGCACTAA
- a CDS encoding TolC family protein — protein MMSRYSKSWNGRIKRNAFAALIAGTTLIPGCKIPEICRPESMRPLPQTFDRNNDPAQGMVSDQNSACLGWREFFNDPTLHQLIADSLAGNQELKILAQDIRIANNEYRARRGLLFPFASIGTSAGIEKSSRFTRDGAVEDQLQAAPGKGFPEPLPNFLIAADVTWEIDIWRRLRNARDAQALRFLGTQAGRNYVVTRVVAEVAENYYELLALDNRLETLDRTIAIQQQSLDTAKALKDAARGTELAVQRFQAEVQKNQSEKLIIQQEITETENRINYLAGRFPQKIDRPSVEFLSLYLPAIGVGFPSQQLLNRSDIRQAEREVAASGLDVRVARAQFFPSLILSAGVGYEAFNTKYLFSSPESLIYNAAGGLVAPLINRSAIKADYLNANARQLQAVYEYQQTVLNAHIEVINQLSLVENYTRSLEVKTQQLQSLESSVDNATKLFQNARGEYIEVLLAQRDMMETRLVLINTKQKQLGAVIKAYQALGGGGRPGDFVVDELESLEDPMIDTDTTQTTESVPIQIHSAPGKQAFGRSEPAPIAMVQEAQSATFDIPANR, from the coding sequence ATGATGAGCCGTTATTCGAAATCTTGGAACGGACGAATTAAGCGAAACGCCTTCGCTGCATTGATTGCGGGAACGACATTGATTCCCGGGTGCAAGATTCCCGAAATCTGCCGGCCCGAATCGATGCGTCCCCTGCCACAGACCTTCGACCGCAATAACGATCCAGCTCAAGGAATGGTGAGCGATCAAAACTCCGCATGCTTGGGTTGGCGGGAATTTTTCAATGACCCCACCCTGCATCAATTGATCGCCGATTCGCTCGCGGGCAACCAAGAGCTTAAGATTCTCGCTCAGGACATCCGCATCGCCAACAATGAATATCGAGCCAGGCGAGGCCTGCTGTTCCCCTTTGCTTCGATCGGAACCTCCGCTGGCATCGAGAAATCAAGCCGCTTCACACGCGACGGTGCTGTGGAGGACCAGCTCCAAGCAGCCCCTGGGAAAGGTTTTCCCGAGCCTCTCCCCAATTTCTTGATTGCCGCCGATGTTACTTGGGAGATCGACATCTGGCGCAGGCTGCGCAATGCCCGCGATGCTCAGGCCCTGCGATTCCTGGGAACGCAAGCCGGGCGAAACTATGTGGTCACTCGCGTCGTGGCGGAAGTTGCCGAAAACTACTACGAATTGCTCGCTCTCGACAATCGACTCGAAACACTCGATCGAACGATCGCCATCCAACAACAAAGCTTGGATACCGCCAAAGCCCTGAAGGATGCGGCGCGAGGTACAGAGCTTGCCGTCCAACGCTTTCAGGCGGAAGTGCAAAAGAATCAAAGCGAGAAGCTGATCATCCAACAGGAGATCACGGAGACGGAGAATAGAATCAATTACTTGGCTGGTCGGTTCCCGCAAAAGATCGATCGCCCCAGTGTTGAATTCCTTTCCCTCTACCTGCCTGCGATCGGAGTCGGATTTCCATCTCAGCAACTGCTCAACCGATCGGATATCCGTCAGGCAGAAAGGGAAGTCGCTGCCTCGGGGCTCGATGTCCGCGTTGCCCGCGCTCAATTCTTCCCCTCACTCATCCTATCGGCGGGTGTGGGTTACGAAGCGTTCAACACCAAGTATCTCTTCTCAAGTCCCGAATCGCTGATCTACAACGCAGCCGGTGGACTTGTCGCCCCTCTCATCAACCGCTCCGCGATCAAAGCAGACTATCTCAATGCGAACGCTCGCCAGTTGCAAGCGGTCTACGAGTACCAACAGACCGTTCTCAATGCCCACATCGAAGTCATTAATCAACTCTCCTTGGTCGAGAACTATACGCGAAGCCTCGAGGTCAAGACCCAGCAACTGCAGTCGTTGGAATCGTCGGTCGACAATGCAACCAAACTCTTCCAGAATGCACGGGGGGAATACATCGAAGTCCTGCTGGCTCAGCGGGACATGATGGAAACGCGATTGGTATTGATCAATACAAAGCAGAAGCAACTCGGAGCGGTTATCAAAGCCTATCAGGCGCTCGGGGGTGGTGGTCGTCCCGGAGACTTCGTCGTCGACGAACTGGAATCGTTGGAGGATCCAATGATCGATACCGACACAACGCAAACCACGGAATCGGTTCCAATCCAGATCCACTCGGCACCTGGCAAACAAGCCTTCGGTCGATCGGAGCCAGCTCCCATTGCGATGGTCCAAGAAGCCCAGTCCGCAACGTTTGATATCCCAGCAAACCGTTAG